One genomic segment of Anaerobiospirillum thomasii includes these proteins:
- the flhA gene encoding flagellar biosynthesis protein FlhA, translating to MLKLGTPVLVLACLSMVTLPMPPTLLDMLFSFNIALSMVVLLVSIYAKKPLDFGSFPSVILLTTILRLALNVASTRVILLHGQDGTAAAGKVIESFGHVVMGGSYTVGIIVFSILVIINFVVVTKGAGRISEVSARFTLDAMPGKQMAIDADLNAGLINQEQAKARRAEVTREADFYGSMDGASKFVKGDAIAGILILFINIIGGIIIGSVQHGLPVSESARIYTILSIGDGLVAQIPALLLSVAAAIIVTRQTGTEKEMGQQVVAELSAEPKTLYIVSFVLFVMGIVPGMPTFAFLTLSAVCGLIGLFIKRRQEKAKESESTAEIVPTEPSPDLKELSWDDVSEVDVIGLEVGYRLIPMVDKGQSGELLSRVKGVRKKLSQDLGFLIPPVHIRDNLDLGPNYYRITLMGVTFGEAEIQPDRDMAINPGQVFGDIAGIKTQDPAFGLEAVWIAKQDNDRALGLGYTVVDCSTVIATHLSQVLANNCASLLGQEEVQNILDIVAKSQPKLVNGLIPGVVSLGLLTKIMQNLLNEGVPVRDMRTILETLVEYGPKSQDPEVLTAACRIGLRRLIIQDIAGGEMVIPVITLAPDLERVLHKSLETGGAEGVGIEPGLADRMQHSLAEATENQELAGEPAILLTSGILRQTLSRFVKNTIPGLRVLSYQEIPDDKQIKIVSVIGNNQNQGQISQ from the coding sequence ATGTTAAAACTGGGTACACCGGTTTTAGTTTTAGCCTGTCTGTCGATGGTTACTCTGCCTATGCCACCGACACTGCTTGATATGCTTTTCTCCTTTAACATTGCACTGTCAATGGTTGTGCTTTTAGTGTCTATCTATGCTAAAAAGCCTCTTGATTTTGGCTCTTTTCCATCAGTTATTCTTTTAACCACCATTTTACGTCTGGCTCTGAACGTTGCCTCAACCCGTGTGATTCTGTTGCACGGTCAGGATGGTACAGCAGCTGCAGGTAAAGTTATTGAATCCTTTGGTCATGTGGTAATGGGAGGCAGCTACACTGTAGGTATCATAGTCTTCTCCATTCTCGTTATTATCAACTTCGTGGTAGTAACCAAAGGTGCCGGCCGTATTTCTGAAGTGTCTGCAAGATTTACTCTCGATGCTATGCCTGGCAAACAGATGGCTATCGACGCAGATCTTAATGCAGGTTTAATCAATCAGGAGCAGGCCAAGGCCCGCCGTGCCGAGGTAACTCGTGAGGCTGACTTCTACGGCTCCATGGACGGTGCTTCAAAGTTCGTAAAGGGCGACGCCATTGCCGGTATTTTAATTCTCTTTATTAATATCATCGGTGGCATCATCATAGGCAGCGTGCAGCATGGTCTGCCTGTTTCAGAGTCAGCAAGAATTTATACCATCCTATCCATCGGTGACGGTCTTGTAGCTCAGATTCCTGCTCTGCTCTTATCAGTAGCTGCAGCTATTATCGTAACTCGTCAGACCGGTACTGAAAAGGAAATGGGTCAGCAGGTTGTAGCCGAGCTTTCAGCCGAGCCTAAGACACTGTACATTGTATCTTTTGTACTCTTTGTCATGGGTATAGTGCCAGGCATGCCAACCTTTGCCTTTTTAACTTTATCCGCAGTCTGCGGTCTTATAGGTCTGTTTATAAAACGCCGTCAGGAAAAAGCCAAGGAATCAGAGTCTACTGCCGAGATTGTGCCTACAGAGCCAAGTCCAGATCTAAAGGAGCTCTCATGGGATGATGTTTCTGAGGTTGACGTCATCGGCCTTGAGGTGGGCTACAGACTTATTCCTATGGTTGACAAGGGTCAGAGCGGCGAGCTTCTATCCCGTGTTAAAGGTGTGCGTAAGAAGCTCTCTCAGGATTTGGGCTTTTTGATTCCACCTGTACATATTCGTGACAATCTTGATTTAGGTCCTAACTATTATCGTATTACCCTTATGGGTGTTACCTTTGGTGAGGCTGAGATTCAGCCTGACAGAGATATGGCCATCAATCCAGGGCAGGTATTTGGTGATATTGCAGGTATCAAGACACAGGATCCAGCCTTTGGTCTTGAGGCTGTATGGATTGCAAAACAGGACAATGACAGAGCGCTGGGCCTTGGCTATACAGTAGTTGATTGCTCTACAGTTATTGCAACCCACCTATCACAGGTGCTGGCCAACAACTGTGCCTCACTTTTAGGTCAGGAAGAGGTACAGAATATTCTCGATATTGTGGCCAAGAGTCAGCCTAAGCTTGTAAACGGTCTGATTCCAGGTGTGGTAAGCCTTGGTCTTTTAACCAAGATTATGCAGAATCTGCTCAACGAGGGTGTACCTGTACGCGATATGCGTACCATACTTGAAACCCTGGTTGAATACGGTCCTAAGAGTCAGGATCCTGAAGTGCTTACAGCGGCCTGCCGTATTGGTCTGCGCCGTCTTATCATTCAGGATATTGCAGGTGGCGAGATGGTTATTCCTGTTATTACTCTGGCTCCTGATCTTGAGCGTGTACTGCACAAGTCACTTGAGACCGGCGGAGCCGAGGGTGTGGGTATAGAGCCAGGACTTGCAGATAGAATGCAGCACTCACTTGCCGAGGCTACAGAGAATCAGGAGCTTGCTGGTGAGCCTGCCATTCTGCTGACATCTGGTATATTGCGTCAGACTCTCTCGCGCTTTGTTAAAAATACTATACCTGGTCTTAGAGTGCTGTCCTATCAGGAAATTCCTGATGACAAACAGATTAAGATTGTATCGGTTATCGGTAATAATCAGAATCAGGGTCAGATTAGCCAGTAG
- the ruvX gene encoding Holliday junction resolvase RuvX, protein MASDLILGFDFGLNHIGVAIGTLTLKQASALKALKAKDGIAKKDELDRLFDEYRPVHIVVGMPLNMDGSMQDMSFRARKFGNRLANNYKVRVFFLDERLSSCEAKDILFSAHGFKGLKKKDNVDAMAAAVILQSYFDSL, encoded by the coding sequence ATGGCATCAGATCTGATTTTAGGTTTTGACTTTGGTTTAAACCATATAGGTGTGGCTATAGGAACACTGACTTTAAAACAGGCCAGTGCGCTCAAAGCGCTAAAGGCCAAAGACGGTATTGCTAAAAAGGATGAGCTTGATCGTCTGTTTGATGAATACAGGCCTGTGCATATTGTAGTTGGCATGCCGCTTAATATGGATGGAAGCATGCAGGATATGTCCTTTAGGGCGCGCAAATTCGGCAATCGTCTTGCAAACAACTATAAAGTCAGGGTTTTCTTTTTAGATGAGCGCTTGAGCTCATGTGAGGCCAAAGACATACTCTTTAGTGCTCATGGTTTTAAGGGGCTTAAGAAAAAGGACAATGTCGATGCAATGGCTGCAGCTGTAATTTTACAGTCTTACTTTGACAGTTTGTGA
- a CDS encoding nucleobase:cation symporter-2 family protein gives MSHIKLNPDSKLEVDEKRDKSDLIYGLDDVPPLRDTLFAAIQHLLAIFVAIITPPLIIAGSLKLDLETTGFLVSMALFASGISTFIQCRRVGPIGCGLLCIQGTSFSFISPIIAAGMTGGLSVIFGATIAGSAVEMVLSRLLKYTRRIITPLVSGIVVTMIGLSLIKVGVIACGGGFNAMQDGSFGSLKNLALAGMVVGIILFFNRSSNKYLRMSSIVLGIASGYFVSWVLGLVNFSAVDTYGGLNVPVPFKYGIDFEFSAIFALGIVYLITAIEAYGDVTANSLISGQPLEGEKFHKRASGGILADGFNSMVAGCLNSFPNSIFAQNNGMIQLTGVASRYVGYFIALFLLLLGLFPAVGLVFSLMPEPVLGGATLLMFGTVAASGIKIISHQNINRKAMLVMGLSFSFGLSVELVPDILNHMPDMIKGIFASGITTGGITAILANLLIRIKD, from the coding sequence ATGTCACACATTAAATTAAATCCTGACTCCAAGCTTGAGGTTGATGAAAAGAGAGATAAAAGCGATCTTATCTATGGACTTGATGATGTACCTCCTTTAAGAGATACGCTCTTTGCTGCCATTCAGCATCTGCTGGCTATTTTCGTAGCCATCATTACCCCTCCTCTTATTATTGCAGGATCCTTGAAGCTTGATCTTGAGACCACAGGCTTTTTAGTATCTATGGCTCTGTTTGCCTCTGGTATATCAACCTTCATTCAGTGTCGCAGGGTTGGTCCTATAGGCTGTGGACTTTTGTGTATTCAGGGTACAAGCTTTTCCTTTATATCTCCTATTATTGCAGCTGGCATGACCGGCGGTCTGTCTGTTATCTTCGGAGCCACCATTGCTGGCTCTGCCGTTGAGATGGTGCTTTCACGTCTTTTAAAATATACAAGACGTATTATTACACCTTTAGTCTCAGGCATTGTTGTAACCATGATAGGTCTGAGCCTCATCAAGGTTGGTGTTATTGCCTGCGGTGGTGGTTTTAATGCCATGCAGGATGGTTCCTTTGGCTCTTTAAAGAACCTGGCCCTTGCCGGCATGGTGGTTGGCATTATTCTATTCTTTAACAGAAGCTCAAATAAATACCTTCGCATGAGCTCAATTGTGCTTGGTATTGCATCAGGCTATTTTGTCTCATGGGTTTTAGGTCTGGTGAATTTCTCAGCTGTTGATACCTATGGCGGTCTTAATGTACCTGTTCCATTTAAATATGGTATTGACTTTGAGTTCTCTGCAATCTTTGCTTTAGGTATTGTCTATCTCATTACAGCTATTGAAGCCTATGGCGATGTTACAGCAAACTCTTTGATCTCAGGTCAGCCGCTTGAGGGTGAGAAGTTTCATAAAAGAGCATCAGGCGGTATTTTAGCTGACGGCTTTAACTCAATGGTAGCAGGTTGTCTCAACTCCTTTCCAAACTCAATCTTTGCCCAGAATAACGGCATGATTCAGCTTACAGGTGTTGCAAGCCGCTATGTAGGTTATTTTATTGCATTGTTCTTACTGCTTTTAGGTCTCTTCCCTGCTGTAGGTCTTGTGTTCTCTCTTATGCCAGAGCCTGTGCTTGGCGGTGCTACACTGCTTATGTTTGGAACAGTTGCAGCCTCTGGTATCAAGATTATTTCCCATCAGAATATAAACAGAAAGGCTATGCTCGTTATGGGTCTTAGCTTCTCTTTTGGCCTTAGTGTGGAACTGGTGCCTGATATCTTAAATCACATGCCTGATATGATTAAGGGAATTTTTGCATCAGGTATTACAACTGGCGGTATTACTGCAATTCTTGCCAATCTTTTAATCAGAATTAAAGATTAG
- a CDS encoding YqcC family protein — MTKEQKIKDILLKLELELKDRDMWGGDERRPHESALNSKEPFCIDTLEFHQWLEYILIKKMHQIIDDKLELPGSVQIYPMAVEYYRGQWGEYRSLIDILRQFDEIFA, encoded by the coding sequence ATGACAAAAGAACAGAAAATAAAAGATATTCTTCTAAAGCTTGAGCTGGAGTTAAAAGACAGAGATATGTGGGGAGGCGATGAGAGACGACCTCATGAGAGTGCTTTAAATTCCAAAGAGCCATTTTGCATTGACACACTTGAGTTTCATCAGTGGCTTGAATATATACTTATAAAAAAAATGCATCAGATTATAGATGATAAGCTGGAGCTGCCTGGCAGCGTGCAGATCTATCCTATGGCTGTTGAGTACTACAGAGGTCAGTGGGGTGAATACAGAAGCCTTATTGACATACTACGACAGTTTGATGAAATATTTGCCTAA
- a CDS encoding DnaA ATPase domain-containing protein: protein MDKRSGLKPAFDDLKKVIEELSNMKFDEVKTTPVDLKTMRAREAALAAREIEEQKRLKRKNWINTIHKEGLIDGRYTFETIVRDELNRQAIEMANSFCYLAASEMPPCFLIRGAEGTGKTVICHAIANKWLELHGHIVNIVSMDDIRKSCLYNSNELREERISRDSRWEDLCSCSLLIIDGVCTNREQLSQFDQDILGKLLRIRYQRRLPLVITTQIIFMQLHASIGNFCYESIKEYSVIAAELFGASRRQPIVINGRRLM, encoded by the coding sequence ATGGATAAGAGATCTGGATTAAAACCTGCCTTTGATGACCTGAAAAAAGTTATAGAAGAGCTGTCAAATATGAAGTTTGATGAGGTCAAGACAACACCTGTTGATCTTAAAACTATGCGCGCAAGAGAAGCTGCTCTTGCCGCCAGGGAAATTGAAGAGCAGAAACGTTTAAAACGCAAAAACTGGATTAACACCATTCATAAAGAAGGACTGATTGACGGCCGTTATACCTTTGAGACCATTGTACGTGATGAACTTAACCGTCAGGCCATTGAAATGGCCAACAGCTTTTGCTATCTTGCAGCATCTGAGATGCCGCCATGTTTTTTAATACGCGGTGCCGAGGGTACAGGTAAAACTGTTATCTGCCATGCTATTGCCAACAAGTGGCTTGAATTGCACGGACATATAGTAAATATTGTCTCTATGGATGATATAAGGAAGTCCTGTCTGTACAATTCAAATGAGCTGCGCGAGGAACGCATCAGCCGTGACAGCAGATGGGAAGATCTGTGCTCATGCTCGCTTTTAATTATAGATGGTGTCTGTACCAACAGAGAGCAGCTCTCGCAGTTTGATCAGGATATATTAGGTAAACTTCTGCGTATACGCTATCAGCGCCGACTGCCGTTGGTGATTACCACGCAGATTATCTTTATGCAGCTACATGCCTCTATTGGTAATTTCTGCTATGAGTCTATAAAAGAATACTCGGTAATTGCAGCAGAGCTCTTTGGTGCATCACGCCGTCAGCCTATAGTAATCAACGGCAGAAGGCTAATGTAA
- a CDS encoding flagellin: MALFVNTNISSINGHRNLTNATNNLNTTYQRLSSGLRINSAKDDAAGLQISDRLTAQINGLNQGNRNTNDGIALAQTMEGAMDEMTNMLQRIRTLAVQSSNGTNNAKDRDAIQQEVTQLSNEITRIAEQTKFGGNTILNGSGAGSIVASGGVITIQVGAYKGDTLQMTGFSVGFTLSKFASTAVGAANLTADNHGFDKTQFVVTSQSHAAAAITTIDSVIAGIDKHRAHLGAMQNRMESSIRNQSNVSMNVSDARARIRDTDFAEESAKLSQQTIIQQAAASMLTQANSRPQLALSLLR; encoded by the coding sequence ATGGCCCTGTTTGTTAATACCAATATTTCTTCAATCAATGGTCACCGCAATTTGACCAATGCCACCAATAATCTTAATACAACCTATCAGAGATTATCATCTGGTCTGCGTATCAACTCAGCTAAGGATGATGCAGCTGGCCTGCAGATTTCTGATCGTTTAACAGCACAGATCAACGGCTTAAATCAGGGTAACCGCAATACAAATGACGGCATAGCTCTTGCTCAGACCATGGAAGGTGCCATGGATGAGATGACAAATATGCTGCAGCGTATTCGTACCTTAGCAGTTCAGTCATCAAACGGAACCAATAATGCAAAGGATCGTGATGCTATTCAGCAGGAAGTTACTCAACTGTCAAACGAGATTACCCGTATTGCAGAGCAGACAAAATTTGGTGGTAACACTATTTTAAATGGTAGTGGAGCCGGTAGTATTGTAGCGTCTGGCGGTGTTATAACAATTCAGGTAGGAGCCTACAAAGGTGATACTCTGCAGATGACAGGATTTAGTGTTGGATTTACTTTAAGTAAGTTTGCATCTACAGCTGTTGGAGCAGCAAATCTTACCGCTGACAACCATGGTTTTGATAAGACACAATTTGTTGTGACTTCACAGTCTCATGCAGCCGCTGCTATTACTACAATTGATTCAGTCATTGCAGGCATTGATAAGCATCGCGCTCACTTAGGCGCTATGCAGAACCGTATGGAATCATCAATCCGTAATCAGTCAAATGTTTCTATGAACGTATCTGATGCCCGTGCCCGTATCCGTGATACAGATTTTGCTGAAGAGTCTGCCAAGCTCTCACAGCAGACCATCATTCAGCAGGCAGCAGCTTCCATGCTGACACAGGCCAACTCAAGACCGCAGCTGGCTTTATCACTGCTACGCTAG
- the xpt gene encoding xanthine phosphoribosyltransferase gives MAHTSAPFIPLVEKIKAEGKSLEGGILKVDGFINHQLDPNLLKDMSVEFVKRFAHEEITKVLTIEASGIAPAVVLGLLLNVPVVFAKKKKPSTMENMLVTEVYSFTKQRAYQVCVSSEFLCKGDKVLFVDDFLANGNAARGIIDLIDMAGASLVGMGFLIEKSFQHGGDYLREKNIHVESLAIIDSLDNCQITIRE, from the coding sequence ATGGCCCACACAAGCGCTCCTTTTATTCCTCTTGTAGAAAAAATCAAAGCCGAAGGTAAAAGTCTTGAAGGCGGTATTCTCAAGGTAGACGGTTTTATCAATCATCAGCTTGATCCTAATCTTTTAAAGGATATGAGTGTTGAATTTGTAAAGCGTTTTGCCCATGAAGAGATCACCAAGGTTTTAACCATTGAGGCCTCAGGCATAGCCCCTGCCGTGGTGCTAGGTCTGCTGCTCAACGTACCTGTGGTTTTTGCCAAAAAGAAAAAGCCTTCCACCATGGAAAATATGCTGGTGACCGAGGTGTATTCATTTACCAAGCAGCGTGCCTATCAGGTCTGTGTCAGCTCAGAGTTTTTATGCAAAGGCGATAAAGTGCTCTTTGTTGATGACTTCCTGGCCAATGGCAATGCCGCCCGCGGTATTATTGATCTTATCGATATGGCAGGAGCTTCACTTGTAGGTATGGGCTTTTTAATTGAAAAGTCTTTCCAGCATGGAGGTGACTATCTGCGTGAGAAGAATATACATGTAGAGTCCCTTGCCATTATTGACAGCCTTGATAACTGTCAGATCACCATAAGAGAATAA